CATCCTGGCCAACTGGGGCCAGGCCGTGCCCGTGGGCGTAGGGATCTTTGGCGACGCGAACACGGACGGCGTGGTGAACCTGGCCGACCTCCAGCTGGTGATCAGCCAGTGGGGCATGGGCACGCCGCCCGAGCCCCCGCCGACCCGAAGCCGGCGCCCACGGCCGCGCCCAGCGGTGTGATGCCGACGCGTCCCGGCCGGTTGGCGGCGGGCTGACGCCGGGCCCCAAGTCCATCCTCTTGTTTAGACACGCCCGGACGAAATGAGAGGCAAGCATGAAGCTTCTTGCGATGATGTCGGCCTCGCGGGTTTAGCCCTTCTGGGCTATGGCCATACTGCGCTCGCCGAAGACGTGGATGTCTACTTTGTGGCCGGCCAGCCCAACGCCGCCAACTTCATGAGCCAGGCGGGCGACGCCAACGCCGACGGCGTCACCGACAACGCCGACCTCCAACGCGTTATCGCCAACTGGAGCGCGGGCGAGCCCCCCCGAGGTTGTCCTCCCCGAGCCCGCCTCGGCGCTCGGGCTGGGCGGTGTGATGATCCTGTGTATGCGATGCAGGAAACCGCCAACGCCAAGATGACCAACGCCGCCGCCGACGAGGTCGCCGCCAACCGCTCCGGCCGGGCGCTACCGCGACGCGTGATCCCGATCTCCAGCGCCCCGCGGCAGCGCGCAACAAGGTGGATACGCTTGCCCTGACCCGGCCGCGCTGCTTGGCTGCGGGTGGGAGGGGGCAACAACCTACCGGCGATCGCGCTTCGTGCTCCCGGGAGGTCGTTGGGGGTCAAGGTTTCATTCTTGTTTCTGTAAAGAATGGGTTAGCCCGTGCGCTCGCATGGCAACTTGCATTCTTGCAAGGACACGGCATCGTCCAGTCGCGGTGCTCTCCGTGCATTGCGGCCGGTTGTTGCAGAACATTTCGGGCTATCCGGTGTTTCGATGTCGCCACGCCGTGACTCGGCGGGCTGGCTCGTTCGCAGTAGTTGTACAGCAATCATATTACGATAAAAATTTAGAAAATGATTCCGCTGCTCTTGTGCCGGGCGGACTCGCTAGATACAGTCGTGGCGATCAGCGGGGCAGGTCGGTTCAACGCGTTCGCCCCCACCTTTTTTGCCTGTGGGTTCTTCGGGCGAAGTGAGTCGTGCGTGTTCCGTTCAATCATTACAGCGTGTGTTAGGAGTTGGCCATGCCTCGATGGTTCCGGTGTCTGTGTCGTTGGTCGCGTCTGCATGCCATTCGAGAGTATCGCCGGGACAGACTGCGGTACGCGTATATCCCGCTGAGCGCCCGGCGTTCGGCGGAGGTTGAAATGTCCGCAACCTCGAACGCGGACCGTGCCCGCGTCGAGCCGCTTGAGCCGCGGCTGCTCTTCAGCTCGGTGCCGGTGCCCGCGCCCGATTTTTACTCGGGCGAGGCCGACGAGGTCCTTGCGCTCGACGGGCTCGTGCTCAACGACTACGACGCGGACGGCGACACGCTCAGTGCACTTTCGTGGACACTGCCCTCGAACGGCACGCTGAGCTTCGATGCCGAGGGTGGCCCGCTCTACACGCCCGATGCCGGTTTTGTCGGGACCGACACGATCCGCTACGGCGTCTCGGACGGGACACCGATCTCGTACACCGACGGGCTGGAAGGGCTGTACCGATTTGATGACGGCTCGGGCACCAGCGCGGCCGACGCGGCGGCGAACGGCCTGGACGCGACCCTTCACGGCGGCGCCGGCTGGGTGACGGACGGGCATCTGGGCGGCGCGATTACCTTCGACGGGGTCGATGGGTACGCCGACACGCCCTTCGTGCTGGACCCCTCGGCGACGGCTTTTTCCGCGAGCGTCTGGGTGAACTTCGACACGATCCCGCAGTCGGGATCGGGCGTGATCCTCAGTCAACGCAACGGCTCGGGGGTGGGGCGGTCCTGGCTGTACATCAACAGCAGCGGCCAGCTGCGCTCGTCGCTGGGCGCGGGCTCGCTGGGCAGCGCGACGGCCCTGACGGCTGGCAGTTGGCACCACGTCGCGATCAGCCATGACGGCACGACGCTGCGCCTGTACCTCGACGGCGACTTGGTCGACTCGGCGGCCGCGACGATGGAGTCGACCGACGGCGGGATGGTGATCGGCGGCAACAAGTCGAACAGCGCGCACTTCATGGACGGCACGGTCGATGAGCTTCGGGTCTACGACCGCGCGTTGTCGGGCCACGAGGTCGCGTGGCAGGCCGACCGCACGTTGGCCGACATCACGATCACGGTGAACGCATCGGTGGACATTGAGGCCGCGCGCGACCAACTGCTCAGCGGCGTGACCGCGCTGGCCGACCCGGGGAGCTCGGGCCAGATGGTGGTGTACGGGCCCACGGCGTTCAGTGTCTCGAACTACCCGGGCGCCGGCCTGACGGACCCGATGATTGCCGCGGCGACCTGGGGCGCGGGCCGGGTGGTTGCGCTGCCGGACGACGGCTGGCTAGACATGGGGACGCACGGCTCGCACACGGACACCGCCACGTTTTATGCAAACAGTCTCGCGTGGCTGTCGGATTCCACCGACCTGGGCATCAAGTTGGTGACGTACAACAACGCCTCGAACGCGAGCTGGCTGACGGCGCAGGGCTACACGGACGTTGTCAACGCGACATCCGCGACGCTGGCGGCCGAGCTCGCCGATGCGGATGTGCTGGTCGCGGGCTGGCTGGGCAACGACCCGCCGCAGGCCGACCTTGATGTGATCGACGCGTTTGTCTCGGGGCAGGGCGGGGGGTTGCTGATCGCCGAGTACGGCGAGGGCTACGGCGGCACGACATGGGCCCAGCCGATCGTGGACGCGCCGGGCAACCGCCTGCTGCGCGAAGCGGGGATCGGGTTCGTTGCCGGCACGCACACGGGCACACACACGATCGACCGCGCGGTTGGTCAGATGGCCGCCCAGGATGTTTTCGGGATCTTCGATAACACAACCCCCGTGATCCGGGGTGAAAAACTCCTCGCCGCCAACCTCTACGATCAACTGATCGGGGTCCTCCCCAGCAACGACACGCTGTTGGCCCGGCTGAATTCAGCCTACAAGAACCGCGTCGTCCTGCTCAGCCCGATTCTGGATACCAACGCTCGTCACATCGCGACACAGGCCGGAACATCAATCACTTCCGCCGTACAGGCGGAGGGGACAACCTACACCCCGGGCGATCAGCTGGTGTTCCACCATCTAAGGCCCGGCGGGCGTGGCACGGTCGTCGATAACGGCGACGGTACGTTTACCCACACGCCCGACCCGGGCTACACGGGGTTCGACGCTTTTTCTTACGAGCTGTTTGATGCGCAGAATGACCGCCTCGTCCGGCTTGTCATTGTCAACATCGGCGAGGTGGCCCAGCCCGTTGACTTCGTAACCACCGGCGGCACCGTCGAGGTCGGCACGACGGGCACGTATCAATACGAGCTCAACATCGACTTCGCCAGCGCCCCCGCGTACATCGAACATCTCTGGATCGATTGGGGCGACGGCAAGGTGTCGTACGGCAACAAGGCCGGCTGGGGGACGGAGCTCACGCAATCCGCCGCGGCGCAGGTCTGGACCGCCACCTACGGCGTCGACGACCCGGATGCCGTCCGCCATATCCGTGTGTTCGCGTCGGATGTCCACGGCAAGGCCTACCAATCGAAGGTCACGCTCAACCAGACACAGACCCCCGTCTTCAATGTCGATGTTGAGTTGCTCAGCCAGTCGGAGGTCCGCCTGACCTGGGCGGAGCGCTTCCTGAACGAGACGGGCTATACCGTCAGCGCCTCGACCGACGGCGGGGTGACGTACACGCCCTGGGAGACGGTCGTGCCTGAGGCGACCTCGGCGCTCCTTCGCGGGCTGGACCCCGGGAAGACCTACCACTTCAAGATCGATGTGCTGACGGGCGACGACACCCGCTTCACCTCTGAGCCGACCGTTTTCACGACGCAGATGCCCGCCGCCGACCCCGAGGGTCTGCTGCGCTGGTTCCGCGTCCAGATCCCGTCGGGGGGGCAGTCCCCGAGCCGTGGCGAGTCGACCTCGACCGACCTGGGCAGTTCACTGACGCTGCGTGGTAACAAAACAATCAGCTTGAGCGGCAGTTCTTGGGAGCTGGTGCAGGCGGTGAGCTACGAGGCCGCGATCTGGATCGCGATCACCGGCTCGGCCGAGATCGAAGAAAGTCCCGGCCAGAGCAAACGCTTCGAGTTCGAGAGAGACGGCGCGTTCCGCGTTGGTCAGTACAGCAAACTCGAAAGCCTCATCCCGGGGTTCGATCTGGGGACGACGCTCCCCCCCGAGCAATACATCATCACGCTCGAAGACCTCTTCACGTGGACCAACATCAGCGTTGACTACGACGCGTGGTTCTGGCGCATCGATGTGGTCGAGGCCTCGGCGGAGCTGGACATCGCGCTCGCGGTGGAGCACGTCGATCGTCCCGCGGGCGAAACCTTTGAGGCGATCACGGTCAACTCGGGTGAGACAGGTGAGATCATTGTCCCGCTCGACAAAGACGAAGAGGCGGACATCGAGTTCTCGGTGGAGTACATCGGGACGCTTGCGGGCTATCTCGCGGACCACAACTGCCTTGATGACCTCGAATGGATACTCACGGCGAATGACGGCACCAACGTCGTGATCGGCCCGACCGATGGCGAAGCCCCGACCGATGGCATCATCGAGGTGACTTTGGCGCCGCCGGCCGGGACGGCACCGACCTACACGCTTTCTGTACAGACCGAAGCGGGTGAGCTGATCGCCAGTGTCGATCTGGTGACCGTCAACCTGCTCAGTCTGGAGGTGGCGGACAAGGCCAACCCCGACCACAGCGTGGAGGTATTCCCCGACCAGTTCCAATCGCAGCCGTTCTATGTCGGCGCGGATGATACGCATGAGTCGGTCATCGACCTGACACCCCAGGTGGTGACCGATGCCGGCGATGTGTGGTCCATCATTAGCTGGGAGGTCTCCGGGCCCAATGCGGTACAGGGGCCCAACATTGGGGACTACAACGGCCCGGTCCAGACCAAGACGCTGCTCGCGGTCAATCCTGATGGCGGATACCCGGTCTATACCTGGCTGGACCGCAACCACAACGGGGCTTGGGACTACGAAGAGATCCGCGCCAATGCCATGGTCGATCCGGTCGCGCTCGAGGCGCTGACCGCGACCAACACGCGCGAGGTGGTGCAGACGCTGACCGCCACCACGAGCCAGGCCGAGGTGCCCACGCTGTACGTCACCGAGACGCTGATGGGGCTGCCGGAGATCGAGTTGATGCCGACGGTCACGCCGGCGGCGTCGATGTTTGTGGAGATGGTCCAGTGGGAGGTCGTCAGCACCGACGGCGGCGGCTTTAGCGCGACCGGCACCTTCGGGGGCGCACCAACACTTGTGGGCCTGCCCGAGGTCGGCGCAAGCTACACGGCATACGCCTGGCTCGATCTCGACGGTGACGGCACACGCGACGCCGGCGAGATCCAGACCCAGATCGACATCGTCGCGGTCGGGTTTGATGGGCTCGAAGTCGCGAACGAATTCGGCGTTGATGTGCTTGCCGAACCCGACCAGAACCCGGCAGAACCACCTCGGCTGTGGGTCCCGTTTGTGCAGAACGAGGGCGACATCGAGCTGATCCCGCTGTACGAGCCCGACGACGATCCGGAGGCCGGCAAGTTCATCATGTGGGAGATCGAGGGCGGCATGGTGAATGGGCCGACGATCGGTCACTTCGCGGGCGGCGCGTTCGAGACGACGCTCGTGGGGAACGACACGCCATACACGATATACGCCTGGGTGGATGGCAACAGCAACCAGCAGCGCGACAGCCACGAGATCGTCACGCAAGCCATCGTCGAGCCCGTCTATGTCGAGACGTTCGCGGTCGAAGACACACGCAACGGCAACTCGGAGACCGCGACGGAGCAGCAGTCGCGGTTCATGTCCGTCCCGCTCGACGGGCTGCACAACGCGGAAGGGATCCGCCTCTCGGCGACACTGAACGGCCCGGCCGACCTCATCGACGACGCGATGCCTTTCTTGAGCTGGGACGTCATCGATCCACAAGTCGACTCGTATGTCTCGGACGTGCCGGACTTCCACTTCGGCCCGGGCGACCAGGCCACCCTCGACCTACTGCCGGGGTACCGCTCGGCCCCCGAATACATCATGACCGTCGGCTGGGACTTCAGCGGCAACGACAAACTCGAACTCGACGAGCGGTCGACCTCGGTAGCCGTTCGGACCCTGGCGTTGGAAAACCTGACGGTGGAGTCGGTCGTCCACCCCGACATCTATACGACACACTACAGCCCGGCCGTGCCCGACGACTTCCAGCAGTTGAAGTGGATCAGCATCCCGGTGACGGATACTGATGGGAACCAGGCAGAGGTCCGGTTCGAGGTCGAGGCGATGGGCGGCGGTCCGCTTGCGGCGGAGACATTCTCGTACGCCTGGTGGGAGATCGGCCAGCGCAACGCGGGCCTGAGCGGGGGCGACTTAGCCACGGTGACCGGGACGTTCAACGCCGACGGGACGCCGAACCTGGACGGCCCCATCCTGCTGGACCTCTTGGACCTCGACCGCGCGACGGAGTACATCTTCCGTGTCGGGCTGGATGTCGATCGCGATATGGAGCTCGAAAACAATGAGATGCGGTATGTCGGCCAGGCGTTCCTCTACTACTTCAATGTCCGTGTGGACTCGAACAACAACACCCGGCTGAACTTCGACGACGACCTGGTGGAGGAAGACACGACCCGGCCGGGCAAGTGGATCCGTGTCACCGAGCAGAACAATACCGATATCCCGCTGGAGGTCTTCCTGGGCGACGCAGGCCTGCCCGGCGGGGTGGCCTGGCGGTGGGACTGGTCGGGCAACCTGACGATCCTTCGCAATGTGGGCGGCTTGCTGACCGAGGCGTACGACGAAGAGGTGACGTCCTCCTTACTCGCCCTCGAACCGATCGCCGGCCCGCCGGAGATCGACCCCGATGGGGACGGCTATGAGCGGTTCTACCTGCGGGCCGACGACCCCAGCGTCATCCTGGCGCAAGAGTCGTTCGCGATGACGGTTTTGGGGTGGGACTCGAACGACAACGGCAACACGATCAACAACCCGGCGGATGGGGACGTGACCGAGACCGTCCACCTCACGGCCTATGAAGCGACCGGGGAAATCGACTTCATCGTGCCCCCGCTGACCGAAGCCAACGAGGAGGTTGAATCCCGCTATGTCCCGCTGAACGATACGTACAACGGCGGCCAGTTTGGTGATTCAGAGACCATCCGCTTTGGCGATGCCGATCTGGTCCACGCCGAGATCGTGCTGCAGAACAACGCGCCCGGTTTCCTCGAGCTTGATCGGCCCGACAACCTGTCGTTCTGGGTCGAGACCGTCGATGTCTGGGACTTCCTCCACGAAGACCATTTCGACCAGGGCGCAGTACTGCTTGAGGTGTCCGGCGATTACATCCGCTTGGATGATGGCCTGCACCTGCAGGGCCTGTGGAGCGGCGAAAGACGGCTCGATGTCTTGATCGAAGGTGTGGAAGCGTCGCCGAACAACACCAGCCATCTGGTGACGGCGAGTTATGTCTACGACGACACCAATGAGACGCTCGACTCGGACGCGGTCCGCCTGGTGGTCACGGGTATCGACCTGGATGTCGATAGCGACAACACCAACGGGCTGTCGCTGCCGGACTTCAGCCACGAGGAAGAAGTGCTTGAGGAAGACGGCTCGGACCTGGGCAAGATCGTGTACGTCGACGACAGCTTGGCCGAGCGGTATACGCCGCTGTACCTGTCGGTCTTGGCCGTCCAGGCGGCGACCGATAGCGCCACCTTTGAGTTGACCTACACCGACGCCGATTCGGGTGGGGCGCTCCGTATCCTGACGATCGACGGGACGTACCTTGCGCCGGGTGTGCACGACCTCTCGGTGCTCAACATCGATCGCAACCAGAACGATGCGCTCCTCTGGATCGAGGCCGTGGACAACGGGCAGGGCCCCGTGACGCAGACGATCGAGATCAGTATCGACCCCGACGGCGCGAACCCGATCGAGGGTTACACCTTCACCGATATCGTCCGAGTGACGCCGCGCATCGGCCAGCCGCAGGCCGCGATCTTCAGCCACGCCAACGACACCTACCGCTCGGTGATCTCGTCGGATACCGCCGTCCTCGGGATGGTCGACGACCCCGACGACGACCTCACGGGCTGGCAGCTCCTGCTGGTCCCGGTCAATGTGCACGAGGGCACGGGCATCGAGCCGTTTGTCGTGGCGACCTCGACAAGCGAAGCGCTCGGCTCCGCAGCAGACCCCGCGCCGCTCGGCACGATCCAGCCGGCGCTGCTCGACGACGGCATCTATCAATTGCAACTCGTTGCGACGGACTACACGAAAGACGACAACGGCACGGCGGTCCCGGACTTTGGCCGAGGACGCGTGGTGTCGGGCCACCTGATCCAGATCCAGAACGGTCTGCACCAGCAGGTGTATGTCCACCCGGTGACGGACCTTGCGCTGGATGCGCCGGGCCTGCCGACGGTGACGCTGGGCCGGTACTACGACTCGAGCCAGGCCGAGACCGATCAGGGCCTAGGCTACGGCTGGACGCTGACGTTGCCCCAGGCGCGCATCACCCGGCTTGCCGAGTTGGCGGGCGGGGAGGATGTCTCGGCCGGCCTGCGGCGTGGCGATCTTGTGACCACGCTGATCCCGGGCCGGGGCCAGGTCTCGTTCGCCTTCGAGCCGCGTGAGACCGACAGCACGCCCGGTGCCGAGGTGTGGGAGCCACGCTTTGTCTCGATCGACGGCAGCGGCAGCGTGCTCGGCTTTGCGTGGGACGACGCGGCCTACCGGCTGATCCAGCGGGACGGCGAGTTCTTTGTTGAAGAGCTGGACGGCCTGCAGCGCACGCTCGCGTACGACCCGGCCAACGACGCACTGCCCGGCAGCTACCTCGTCACGATGCTCGATGGCTGGAGCTACGAGATCGACTTCGCCGCCGGGCTCGTGACCACGGCGACCGACGCGGTCGGCAACACAGTGACGTATCGCGACACCGGCATCAGCGCGGGCAACGAATCGATCCACATCGAGCGCGACGCCGAGACCGGCCGCATCCTTTGGGCCTCGACCGATCCCAGCGGCAACGGGCCCAGGGTGACGTACGGCTACGACATCGCGACCGGCGACCTGACCTCTGTCACCGACCAGGCCGGGCGCACGACCTATTACACCTACGACGCCGACCATCGGCTGACCGTTGTCACCGATACACAGGGCGTCGAGCAGATCGCGGTGGCGTACGAGCCGGACGGCCGGGTGAGCGCGATCGACCGCTTGGCGACGGACCGCGAGCCGGGCGTGGTGCCCGAGGGCGCGGAGTATGTCTACAACGAGCGCAACGAGCTGCTGCGCATCATCCAGACGCAGCACGATGCGCAGGGGGCCGTCACGGGCTACAGCGTGGGCGCGTTTACCTACGAGCATGTTGATCTCGAAGACGCCGATTTCGAGCCGGTGTACCGCACGTTCGACCGCGGGGGCGAGACCTACCGCTACACCGAGGCGGCGTTCATCCGCACGGTGAAGCAGGCCACCTGGCTGCCGTTTGAGATCACGGGCGTCGATGCAGACGGGCTCCGCTTTACGCAGGCGCCGGAAGTCCAGACCGGCGAGGTCACGTACCGCGCCTGGCCCGAGGATTTTGACGGGACCGACCTGACCCAGCTCGACCACCTCGGCGTGCCGGTGCAGCAGGCCCGGCTCGCGGCGGATGGGAAGACCTGGCTCATCGGCGAATCCGAGTACCACCACACCACTAACCAGGCCACGACGACCACCGACCCGTACGGCAACGTGGTCACCAACACATTCGACGCCGCAGGCAACCTGATCGAATTCGTCGAGACCGACGCCGACGGCAATGTGCTCGAACACCTACGGCATGTGTATACCGAGTCGGGTGTGACGCAGTACGTCTATGCGTTGGATGGGCTGGTGGCGGACGTATCGAGCCTCGCCGCGGGGCTGTGGCTCGAGAGTGTCCGTGTCCTGGACGAGACGACGCAGGCGACGGTTTCGCTCGGGCGCAACATCTACTACGGCTCGGCCGCGTCCGCAGGCAGCGGGCCGGTTGGCACTGGCGACCAACCGCGACGCCGTGAGCACGCGCTACACCTACTGGGAAGACGGCAACGTCAAGGAAGTCTTCCGGGAGTGGGTCGACGATGGCAGCCCGGTCTCCGTCCGCGAGAGCTACGCCGAGTACAACGCGGCGGGACAGATCACACGCTCCGAAGATGTCTTCGGCAACACGACACGCTACGTGTACGACGCGGCGGGGGCGCTCGCTCGCGGTCGTCGACCGCTTCGGCGGCTACACGTTCAGCACCTACGATGCACGCGGCAACCTGATCCGCCGGCTCAACTCGGCCGGCCTCGAGACACGCTGGGCCTACAACGAAGACAACCTGCTGACCCATGTCAGCGACAGCTTTATCAGCGAGTCGGCCTACACGTTCGACCCGTTGGCCGACGACCTGGACCTGGTCTGGTCGACCGCGAGCACCAAGCTCGGCAACGGCGCGACCTACGTCGTCACCGAGTATCTGTACGACAGCCTGAACCGATCCATCGGCACGGCCCGCCACGCCAACGCGTCGATCCAGATCGCGCTCGATATCGACCCGGTGATCAACAGCACCATCGCCCCGGCGGGGCTTCAGATCTTCGAGACGCAGGCCGAGTTGTCTTCCGCCAATACGATCCAGACAACCAGTACGTACTACGACGGCGCGGGCCGTGTGGTTGAAACGGTCGGCGCCACGGGTCTGCGCCGCGGCACGATCTTCAACAACGCCGGGTTCGCCGTGTACACCGGTGTGCTTGGCAGCAGTGCGCCCGCTCCGGGCAGCGGCATCGAATTCACGCTAGCCGACTTCGAGAGCGTCACCGAGTATCGCTACGACGTCTGGAACCAGGACCGGATCATCCTTGGCCCCGGCAAGGTCGCTCCGGGGACGGTCATCACACTCACTTTCAACAATCGCCATGGCGATCTGGAAGCGACCGTGAGTGCGACCGCACAAACGCCGATCTTCCCGCAAACCACGACCGCGCGTCAACAAGTCATGTCCGACCTGGTCGATGCGATCAACGCCAGCGTCGATCCCTTGATCCAGCAGGTGTCGGCGGCACTCGATGCCGACGGCAACATCCAGCTCACGCTTGATGCCGACGCAGACTTCCTGCTGCGGGCCGATCTCTCGAACGTCGCGTCACCATTCGCCGCATCGCTTGTCTACGCCGACGGCGCGACCCGCTCCAACTGGGCACGCGACGCCAACGGCCACACCACCTTGCGCATCATGAACGCGCAGGGGCGCGTCATCAA
The sequence above is a segment of the Phycisphaeraceae bacterium D3-23 genome. Coding sequences within it:
- a CDS encoding cadherin-like domain-containing protein — translated: MSATSNADRARVEPLEPRLLFSSVPVPAPDFYSGEADEVLALDGLVLNDYDADGDTLSALSWTLPSNGTLSFDAEGGPLYTPDAGFVGTDTIRYGVSDGTPISYTDGLEGLYRFDDGSGTSAADAAANGLDATLHGGAGWVTDGHLGGAITFDGVDGYADTPFVLDPSATAFSASVWVNFDTIPQSGSGVILSQRNGSGVGRSWLYINSSGQLRSSLGAGSLGSATALTAGSWHHVAISHDGTTLRLYLDGDLVDSAAATMESTDGGMVIGGNKSNSAHFMDGTVDELRVYDRALSGHEVAWQADRTLADITITVNASVDIEAARDQLLSGVTALADPGSSGQMVVYGPTAFSVSNYPGAGLTDPMIAAATWGAGRVVALPDDGWLDMGTHGSHTDTATFYANSLAWLSDSTDLGIKLVTYNNASNASWLTAQGYTDVVNATSATLAAELADADVLVAGWLGNDPPQADLDVIDAFVSGQGGGLLIAEYGEGYGGTTWAQPIVDAPGNRLLREAGIGFVAGTHTGTHTIDRAVGQMAAQDVFGIFDNTTPVIRGEKLLAANLYDQLIGVLPSNDTLLARLNSAYKNRVVLLSPILDTNARHIATQAGTSITSAVQAEGTTYTPGDQLVFHHLRPGGRGTVVDNGDGTFTHTPDPGYTGFDAFSYELFDAQNDRLVRLVIVNIGEVAQPVDFVTTGGTVEVGTTGTYQYELNIDFASAPAYIEHLWIDWGDGKVSYGNKAGWGTELTQSAAAQVWTATYGVDDPDAVRHIRVFASDVHGKAYQSKVTLNQTQTPVFNVDVELLSQSEVRLTWAERFLNETGYTVSASTDGGVTYTPWETVVPEATSALLRGLDPGKTYHFKIDVLTGDDTRFTSEPTVFTTQMPAADPEGLLRWFRVQIPSGGQSPSRGESTSTDLGSSLTLRGNKTISLSGSSWELVQAVSYEAAIWIAITGSAEIEESPGQSKRFEFERDGAFRVGQYSKLESLIPGFDLGTTLPPEQYIITLEDLFTWTNISVDYDAWFWRIDVVEASAELDIALAVEHVDRPAGETFEAITVNSGETGEIIVPLDKDEEADIEFSVEYIGTLAGYLADHNCLDDLEWILTANDGTNVVIGPTDGEAPTDGIIEVTLAPPAGTAPTYTLSVQTEAGELIASVDLVTVNLLSLEVADKANPDHSVEVFPDQFQSQPFYVGADDTHESVIDLTPQVVTDAGDVWSIISWEVSGPNAVQGPNIGDYNGPVQTKTLLAVNPDGGYPVYTWLDRNHNGAWDYEEIRANAMVDPVALEALTATNTREVVQTLTATTSQAEVPTLYVTETLMGLPEIELMPTVTPAASMFVEMVQWEVVSTDGGGFSATGTFGGAPTLVGLPEVGASYTAYAWLDLDGDGTRDAGEIQTQIDIVAVGFDGLEVANEFGVDVLAEPDQNPAEPPRLWVPFVQNEGDIELIPLYEPDDDPEAGKFIMWEIEGGMVNGPTIGHFAGGAFETTLVGNDTPYTIYAWVDGNSNQQRDSHEIVTQAIVEPVYVETFAVEDTRNGNSETATEQQSRFMSVPLDGLHNAEGIRLSATLNGPADLIDDAMPFLSWDVIDPQVDSYVSDVPDFHFGPGDQATLDLLPGYRSAPEYIMTVGWDFSGNDKLELDERSTSVAVRTLALENLTVESVVHPDIYTTHYSPAVPDDFQQLKWISIPVTDTDGNQAEVRFEVEAMGGGPLAAETFSYAWWEIGQRNAGLSGGDLATVTGTFNADGTPNLDGPILLDLLDLDRATEYIFRVGLDVDRDMELENNEMRYVGQAFLYYFNVRVDSNNNTRLNFDDDLVEEDTTRPGKWIRVTEQNNTDIPLEVFLGDAGLPGGVAWRWDWSGNLTILRNVGGLLTEAYDEEVTSSLLALEPIAGPPEIDPDGDGYERFYLRADDPSVILAQESFAMTVLGWDSNDNGNTINNPADGDVTETVHLTAYEATGEIDFIVPPLTEANEEVESRYVPLNDTYNGGQFGDSETIRFGDADLVHAEIVLQNNAPGFLELDRPDNLSFWVETVDVWDFLHEDHFDQGAVLLEVSGDYIRLDDGLHLQGLWSGERRLDVLIEGVEASPNNTSHLVTASYVYDDTNETLDSDAVRLVVTGIDLDVDSDNTNGLSLPDFSHEEEVLEEDGSDLGKIVYVDDSLAERYTPLYLSVLAVQAATDSATFELTYTDADSGGALRILTIDGTYLAPGVHDLSVLNIDRNQNDALLWIEAVDNGQGPVTQTIEISIDPDGANPIEGYTFTDIVRVTPRIGQPQAAIFSHANDTYRSVISSDTAVLGMVDDPDDDLTGWQLLLVPVNVHEGTGIEPFVVATSTSEALGSAADPAPLGTIQPALLDDGIYQLQLVATDYTKDDNGTAVPDFGRGRVVSGHLIQIQNGLHQQVYVHPVTDLALDAPGLPTVTLGRYYDSSQAETDQGLGYGWTLTLPQARITRLAELAGGEDVSAGLRRGDLVTTLIPGRGQVSFAFEPRETDSTPGAEVWEPRFVSIDGSGSVLGFAWDDAAYRLIQRDGEFFVEELDGLQRTLAYDPANDALPGSYLVTMLDGWSYEIDFAAGLVTTATDAVGNTVTYRDTGISAGNESIHIERDAETGRILWASTDPSGNGPRVTYGYDIATGDLTSVTDQAGRTTYYTYDADHRLTVVTDTQGVEQIAVAYEPDGRVSAIDRLATDREPGVVPEGAEYVYNERNELLRIIQTQHDAQGAVTGYSVGAFTYEHVDLEDADFEPVYRTFDRGGETYRYTEAAFIRTVKQATWLPFEITGVDADGLRFTQAPEVQTGEVTYRAWPEDFDGTDLTQLDHLGVPVQQARLAADGKTWLIGESEYHHTTNQATTTTDPYGNVVTNTFDAAGNLIEFVETDADGNVLEHLRHVYTESGVTQYVYALDGLVADVSSLAAGLWLESVRVLDETTQATVSLGRNIYYGSAASAGSGPVGTGDQPRRREHALHLLGRRQRQGSLPGVGRRWQPGLRPRELRRVQRGGTDHTLRRCLRQHDTLRVRRGGGARSRSSTASAATRSAPTMHAAT